The uncultured Paludibaculum sp. sequence GGCCTGATCGTAGTTGTGCAACTGGTAGAGGGCCGTGGCACTGAACAGGTAAGCTTCCACAAAGACGTGTTTGGTGTCGACCGCGAAGAGTCTGTCACAGGTGGCCGCCACGGCTGGCCAGTCCTTCAGGCCGGCCTGGGCCTGCACCAGCATCTGATAGGGCGCTATCGGTTTTGGATCCAGTTCGACGGCCCGCTCCAGCGCGCGGCGCGCCTCCTCCATCTTCCCCTGGCGGGAGCAGACACCCCCCAGTGCGGCCCAGGCTGGCGCGAACTTGGGCGCTGCCTGTACTGTCGCGCGCAACGGGCCTTCTGAGCCGCCCCAGTCATTGGAGGTGAGGCGCTTCACGGCCACTTCCCAACTGCGCGAGGCGGCACGCGGCAGTGTGGGGCTTGCTTTGATCACCAGGGTCGCGCTCTGGGATTTCGGCGTGAGCACGATATCGGGCAGCCGCGGATTGAGCGTGATGCGGCGGTCGGTGAGGTCGATGCGAGACGAGATGAGGCCCGGATGAGAGGCTTCCAGACTGCACGGCAACCCCGCGTAGCCGTTCGTGCCGGAATACACCTGGCCCATCTCGTTCACGAACAGCCGCACGACATACTCGCCAGTCCTCCGGGAAGTGAGGCTCTCTCGCACGGGCTGCTGCATGCCATAGCAGACACGCTGTACCGTCACCATGCGGTCAGGTACTGAGCCGTCTTCCATAACGACTTTTCCATGCAGGTAGACATCATGCTGGGCACTGGCCGGGAGGCTACAAACCAACCCCGTCAGAACCGGAAACAGCAGAGGGTGGACTCGAGGCGGCACGTCGTTAGTACAACAGCGTACCGCAGCGTGAGTAACCCCGCTCTCAACACGAATCCGAAACGACCCGTCGAGCCGCTTTGATGGCGGACCCGCACGACGAAATAGCGCCAGAACAGCCCGATAACCCTCTGGCCGACGAAAGACGCCGCGAGGGGGGGGACAGGCCGTCCCCCAGTCCATCCGAAAATGGCAACTCCGCCGGAACCCGCAATTCTCACACGGGCTTGATGCGACGCTTTGCGACGCCCAACCCCGCTAGACCCAGGGCGGTGAGAACCATGCTTGCCGGCTCGGGCACCTCAGCGGCGGATGCCGGCGCAGCCGGAACAAGCAACGACGCATCTCCCTGTGTGAAGCTCATGGCCAGGGTGTGGAGGGCCTCGGCGGACGCAAACTGGGATTGGGAACGGGAATCGACGAAGGTGTCGAGCGTGGCTTGCAGGAAAAAGGTGTCACCGGGGTTCACAGTGAATGTGACGTCGCCGGTAAGGTGGACGGCCTTCTCCGTTCCGTCGCCATTGACGTGATCGAATGAGAACCCAAGCACAGGCTGCACCTCCTGCCCCGGACTGAAGCCGCTTCCGAAGATCGTGAATCCGCCCGCGATCTCGGTCAGGATCCCGCCGGACACATTTCCGTCGATGTTGTATTCGAGCGTGTACTCCGTCGAAGCTGTGCCCGTGTAAGTGTATTGTTGGGTGGCTCGGGCGACGGAGCCCGCCTGGTAGAAGAACGTCGACGGTGGGACGATGCTGATGTCCGCGCTGGACTGGGCACCCAGATGCGGCAACGAGTTAGGTCCAGTGAAGATCGCAAGCGCGGAGTAGCTCACCAGGGTCCCCTGCGAGAACTCTACGGACGCGACGCTATTGCCGGGCCCGCCATCACTGAGCCTCGAAAGGTCCGTAACGGGGTTGGGACAGGTCCCACAGGTGAGCTGAAACTCCTTCGCGCTGCCACTCGCTTCCGTGCTCCACAAAGTCGCGGCCCGCACAGGGCCGGCCGTCCCCAGAGCGCACATCAGTCCAATCAGGGCGCCTGTCGCGAAGTGTCCTCTTCTTGTGTTTGTACAAACGATAGTCAGATCCATTTTTTCCTCCGTGCCGAAAATAGCGGCTACCAGTACATAGGTAATCGGAGGACAAAACGGCTCACGAGGTATTTGCGGCGCAGCCATCAGCGTTCAGCGCTCAGCCGTCAGCTACACCGGCGCGGGCTGATTGCTGAGTGCTGATCGCTGACAGCTTACATGAGAGCTTTCAGAAGCGCTGACCGCCGACACGTATGCGACTTCCGAAACCATGTACTCACCGCGCGCCCCGCGCCGCCGCCAACTTACTGAGCTCACGCACCCGCACGACGAAAGGATATTTGCGGCGCAGCCATCAGCGTTCAGCCGTCAGCTACACCGCCACGGGCTGATTGCTGAGT is a genomic window containing:
- a CDS encoding PEP-CTERM sorting domain-containing protein; this encodes MDLTIVCTNTRRGHFATGALIGLMCALGTAGPVRAATLWSTEASGSAKEFQLTCGTCPNPVTDLSRLSDGGPGNSVASVEFSQGTLVSYSALAIFTGPNSLPHLGAQSSADISIVPPSTFFYQAGSVARATQQYTYTGTASTEYTLEYNIDGNVSGGILTEIAGGFTIFGSGFSPGQEVQPVLGFSFDHVNGDGTEKAVHLTGDVTFTVNPGDTFFLQATLDTFVDSRSQSQFASAEALHTLAMSFTQGDASLLVPAAPASAAEVPEPASMVLTALGLAGLGVAKRRIKPV